One window of Oryza brachyantha chromosome 12, ObraRS2, whole genome shotgun sequence genomic DNA carries:
- the LOC102705206 gene encoding uncharacterized protein YnbD-like produces MGISKVIGIAGTALLVTSVGLWRIGLRIVAAPFLATSTVAYIVAVASHNSINIPWILGKNSKGRFPLWSNVIFGPFLVLARVYATVKRHMRKEAVYDMITEGVYLGGWPFMLKHLPPGDPSVIDCTCELPRSDFVPTNEYLCVPTWDTRAPPISKIEFAARWACEKRSKGKPVYVHCAFGHGRSACVLCAVLVALGIAENWKDAENIIRERRKIKMNAVHRKTLEDWSKYRASQKKEK; encoded by the exons ATGGGGATATCCAAGGTGATTGGCATCGCTGGAACAGCCCTTCTGGTCACATCTGTTGGTTTATGGCGGATCGGCTTAAGAATTGTAGCAGCTCCCTTTCTAGCCACCAGTACTGTTGCCTATATCGTCGCTGTTGCGTCCCATAATTCCATCAACATACCTTGGATCCTGGGAAAGAATTCTAAGGGGAGGTTTCCTCTTTGGTCAAATGTAATCTTTGGTCCTTTCTTGGTACTTGCACGGGTATATGCAACTGTGAAGAGACATATGAGGAAGGAGGCAGTGTATGACATGATCACAGAAGGCGTTTATCTGGGAGGATGGCCATTTATGTTGAAGCATTTGCCTCCAGGAGACCCATCTGTTATTGATTGCACTTGCGAGTTGCCAAGAAGTGATTTTGTCCCAACAAATGAGTATCTCTGTGTTCCTACTTGGGATACAAGAGCTCCACCAATATCCAAAATTGAATTTGCGGCACGCTGGGCATGTGAAAAGAGATCCAAAGGGAAACCGGTTTATGTACACTGTGCATTTG GTCATGGAAGAAGCGCTTGTGTCTTGTGTGCAGTTTTAGTAGCATTGGGCATTGCTGAAAATTGGAAGGATGCAGAAAATATCATccgagaaagaagaaagataaaaatgaATGCTGTTCACCGGAAAACCTTGGAGGATTGGTCAAAATATCGAGCTTCTcagaagaaggaaaaatag